In Buchnera aphidicola (Eriosoma grossulariae), a genomic segment contains:
- a CDS encoding flagellar hook-basal body complex protein, which translates to MNYSESINGLQMTLDQIKTISNNIANSATNGFKSNKIYSKDIITETDQNNNEKHGLGAIQSRIHSNYLPGDIKKTGKNLDFFINQDGFFRLEDIDGSIYYTRNGEFYIDNKNNLVNMNGMYLTGYLTIDEKFKKEPEIINLNKFSIMPAKQTTSVNVSASLNKSEPIIKQNLQINKSNTYNHKNDMIIFDNKSQMHIIRLYWKKIFPTAWDVYFFDETVKNKQIAKCTVEYNTDITSIASNNFVGKILEYNGSKESNFEIKFDNFTQNNKASEFDLTQQNGCRSGALYSYTVLENGNIIGKYSNQKNNIVGKISINKFANLDALIKTKDNLWKIDKNFYSNNSNITEENDLHSLTIGALETSNVNINNELIDLISAQKNYQAIIQSIKIKDKMIGTLINNLS; encoded by the coding sequence ATGAATTATTCCGAATCTATTAACGGATTACAGATGACATTAGATCAAATTAAAACTATTAGTAACAATATCGCTAACTCCGCTACCAATGGTTTTAAATCTAATAAAATATATTCAAAAGATATCATAACTGAAACTGATCAAAATAATAATGAAAAACATGGATTAGGAGCTATTCAATCTCGAATTCATTCAAATTATTTACCAGGAGATATAAAAAAAACTGGAAAAAATTTAGATTTTTTTATTAATCAAGATGGTTTTTTTCGTTTAGAAGATATTGATGGTTCAATTTATTATACAAGAAATGGAGAATTTTATATTGACAATAAAAATAATTTAGTTAATATGAATGGAATGTATTTAACAGGGTATTTAACAATAGATGAAAAATTTAAAAAAGAACCAGAAATAATTAATTTAAATAAATTTTCAATAATGCCTGCTAAACAAACTACATCAGTCAATGTATCTGCATCACTTAATAAATCAGAACCAATTATAAAACAAAATCTTCAAATTAACAAATCAAACACTTATAATCATAAAAATGATATGATCATATTCGATAATAAATCTCAAATGCATATAATAAGGTTATATTGGAAAAAAATATTTCCGACCGCATGGGATGTCTATTTTTTTGATGAAACAGTAAAAAATAAACAAATAGCAAAATGTACTGTTGAATATAACACAGATATTACTTCAATTGCAAGTAATAATTTTGTTGGTAAAATATTAGAATATAATGGATCAAAAGAATCTAATTTTGAAATTAAATTTGATAATTTTACCCAAAATAATAAAGCAAGTGAATTTGATTTAACGCAACAAAATGGATGTCGCTCTGGTGCATTATATTCATATACTGTTTTAGAAAATGGTAATATAATAGGCAAATATTCTAATCAAAAAAATAATATAGTTGGTAAAATTTCTATAAATAAATTTGCTAATTTAGATGCATTAATTAAAACAAAAGATAATTTATGGAAAATTGATAAGAATTTTTATTCTAATAATTCTAATATTACAGAAGAAAATGATTTACACAGTTTAACTATAGGTGCTTTAGAAACTTCTAATGTTAATATAAATAATGAATTAATTGATCTCATTTCAGCACAAAAAAACTATCAAGCAATCATACAATCAATTAAAATAAAAGATAAAATGATTGGAACATTGATCAATAATTTAAGCTAA
- the flgC gene encoding flagellar basal body rod protein FlgC, whose product MTLFNIFNISGSGMNVQSKRINLNATNIANIDTYTIKNKIPYPYVAKQFSLKFDNKKNAFIGGVKIDKILSDPTPLKVIYNPNSPMSDKNGYTKISNVNVISEVIDSIASARNYQANIEVINTVKQLLIKTLSIGQ is encoded by the coding sequence ATGACATTATTTAATATTTTTAATATTTCAGGTTCAGGTATGAATGTTCAATCAAAAAGAATCAACCTAAATGCTACAAACATAGCTAATATTGACACATATACCATTAAAAATAAAATACCATATCCATATGTTGCGAAACAATTTTCACTGAAATTTGATAATAAAAAAAATGCTTTTATTGGAGGTGTTAAAATAGATAAGATACTATCTGATCCAACACCATTAAAGGTAATATATAATCCTAATAGCCCTATGTCAGATAAAAATGGTTATACTAAAATATCTAATGTTAATGTTATATCTGAAGTAATTGATAGTATTGCCTCAGCACGTAATTATCAAGCTAATATTGAAGTGATCAATACTGTAAAACAATTACTTATAAAAACATTATCAATAGGACAATAG